The proteins below come from a single Prolixibacter sp. NT017 genomic window:
- a CDS encoding S41 family peptidase, whose product MKKRRFLKTGLASLLVLVLAFSFWGFNRDQKNFQIAKNLDIYYTLFRELNLFYVDPIDPGKLVKESIDDMLSSLDPYTVYIPESEMEDFNFMTTGEYAGIGALISKHGDQIVVAEPYKGFPAQKAGLKAGDIFVEVDGKKTADMKVSDVSELLKGPANKPIRLTMQRPGEKKPYEVSIVRQNIQINPVPYYGMLDDSIGYIRLTSFTANCGDDVKNALLDLRNNKHAKKLVFDLRGNPGGLLVEAVKIANLFVNQGQEIVSTRGKVAQWDKTYRATEEPVDTIMPLVILVNRGSASASEIVTGSMQDLDRAVVMGTRTFGKGLVQTTRDLSYNSKLKVTTAKYYIPSGRCIQALDYSHRNPDGSVGTIPDSLISKFSTKHGRTVFDGGGISPDVKIDQDQLSNMVVQLVQKFMVFDFATHFANTHSKIAPADEFTITGDIYNQFKNYVKEHHFTYESKSEQALQDLIETAKKEKYYDGAADAFKTLHADLSHNIDQDLTRFSSDIKDLLRDEIVSRYYYQSGAIQTSMRDDKDIEAAVKLLHNPAKYKELLAPDNVISAMK is encoded by the coding sequence ATGAAAAAAAGACGATTTCTGAAAACGGGCCTGGCGTCCTTACTGGTACTGGTATTGGCCTTTTCCTTCTGGGGATTTAACCGCGATCAGAAGAACTTCCAGATTGCTAAAAACCTGGATATCTACTATACGCTGTTCAGGGAATTGAATCTCTTCTACGTGGATCCAATTGACCCGGGGAAACTGGTCAAAGAGAGTATTGACGACATGCTTTCCTCACTTGATCCTTATACCGTCTACATTCCGGAATCAGAAATGGAAGACTTCAATTTCATGACGACCGGCGAGTATGCGGGTATTGGTGCGCTTATCAGCAAACATGGCGATCAAATTGTGGTTGCCGAACCATACAAAGGATTTCCGGCGCAGAAAGCTGGCTTGAAAGCTGGTGATATTTTCGTCGAAGTAGACGGAAAAAAGACAGCCGACATGAAAGTATCCGATGTTTCGGAATTGCTGAAGGGCCCGGCTAACAAGCCGATTCGTTTGACAATGCAACGTCCCGGCGAGAAGAAGCCGTATGAAGTGAGCATTGTTCGTCAGAATATACAAATCAATCCGGTTCCTTATTACGGAATGCTGGATGACAGCATCGGTTACATTCGTCTTACCAGCTTCACTGCAAACTGCGGTGATGACGTGAAAAATGCGCTGCTTGATCTGCGTAACAACAAACACGCTAAAAAGCTGGTCTTCGACTTGCGCGGAAACCCTGGTGGTTTGCTGGTTGAAGCAGTGAAGATTGCCAATCTGTTTGTGAACCAGGGACAGGAAATTGTCAGTACGCGGGGAAAGGTAGCGCAATGGGACAAAACCTACCGGGCGACCGAAGAACCGGTCGACACCATTATGCCATTGGTTATCCTGGTGAACCGAGGTTCCGCTTCGGCCTCCGAAATTGTGACCGGTTCGATGCAGGATTTGGACCGTGCAGTAGTGATGGGGACCCGGACTTTTGGAAAAGGTTTGGTACAAACGACCCGCGATTTGAGTTATAATTCAAAACTGAAAGTAACCACCGCTAAGTACTACATTCCCAGTGGTCGCTGTATTCAGGCACTTGATTACTCACACCGAAATCCTGACGGAAGTGTGGGAACGATTCCGGATTCATTAATTTCGAAATTCAGCACCAAGCACGGACGTACCGTTTTCGACGGCGGAGGTATTTCACCTGACGTGAAAATCGATCAGGATCAATTGAGCAATATGGTCGTGCAGTTGGTACAGAAGTTTATGGTCTTCGATTTTGCCACGCATTTTGCCAATACGCATTCCAAAATTGCTCCTGCTGACGAATTTACCATCACCGGTGATATTTACAATCAGTTCAAAAACTACGTCAAGGAACATCACTTTACGTACGAATCGAAAAGTGAACAGGCGTTGCAGGATCTGATTGAAACAGCAAAGAAGGAGAAATATTACGACGGAGCTGCAGACGCTTTCAAAACGTTACATGCCGATCTGTCGCATAATATCGATCAGGATTTGACCCGTTTCAGCAGCGATATCAAAGATTTACTGCGCGACGAGATTGTATCGCGTTATTACTACCAGAGCGGCGCTATTCAGACATCCATGAGAGATGACAAGGATATCGAAGCAGCAGTGAAACTGTTACATAATCCGGCGAAATACAAAGAATTACTCGCTCCGGATAATGTGATTAGTGCAATGAAATAA
- the rsgA gene encoding ribosome small subunit-dependent GTPase A, producing the protein MEKGLVIRSTGSWYSVKTESGEIIDCRIKGKFRMKGIRTTNPVAVGDRVTYRVEENESHNTIGVITEIEERRNYIIRKSSNLSKESQIIAANIDQAFLIITIKDPVTLPGFIDRFLVTAEAYRIPASLVINKLDIYNEKDYQKLEEYLWTYEEIGYKCYQVSAEKNFNIDTLRDDMRGKINVLSGHSGVGKSSIINRLDPELDLKTAQISDYHRQGKHTTTFSEMFEMHGGGYLIDTPGIRGFGVIDMEKEEISHFFPEIFKLLKDCRYHNCTHIHEPGCAVKAALEAGEIPVTRYESYLSLVLGEDTKYRPDIWK; encoded by the coding sequence TTGGAAAAAGGACTGGTCATACGCTCAACAGGTAGTTGGTATTCCGTGAAAACGGAAAGCGGAGAGATAATCGATTGCCGGATTAAGGGCAAATTCCGCATGAAAGGAATTCGTACCACCAATCCGGTAGCCGTTGGAGACCGCGTAACTTATCGGGTCGAAGAAAACGAATCACATAACACAATTGGCGTGATTACCGAAATTGAGGAACGCCGTAATTACATTATCCGGAAATCCTCCAACCTGTCGAAAGAGAGCCAGATTATTGCTGCCAACATCGACCAGGCTTTTCTCATCATCACTATCAAGGATCCGGTTACCCTACCGGGATTTATCGATCGCTTCCTGGTTACGGCCGAAGCATACCGAATTCCGGCCAGCCTGGTGATTAACAAACTCGACATTTACAACGAGAAAGATTACCAGAAACTGGAAGAATACTTGTGGACTTACGAGGAAATCGGTTACAAGTGCTACCAGGTTTCGGCCGAAAAGAATTTCAATATCGATACGCTTCGCGATGACATGCGCGGCAAAATCAATGTTCTGTCCGGCCACTCCGGTGTCGGAAAATCGAGCATCATTAACCGGCTCGATCCGGAACTGGATTTGAAAACGGCACAAATTTCCGATTATCACCGCCAGGGAAAACATACGACGACTTTTTCCGAAATGTTTGAAATGCATGGCGGTGGTTACCTCATCGACACGCCCGGAATCCGCGGTTTTGGTGTGATCGATATGGAAAAAGAAGAAATCTCACACTTCTTTCCCGAGATTTTTAAATTGCTGAAAGATTGCCGATACCACAACTGTACACACATTCATGAACCCGGTTGTGCCGTGAAAGCCGCTCTCGAAGCCGGAGAAATCCCGGTGACACGCTACGAGTCGTATCTTTCGCTGGTGCTCGGGGAAGACACTAAGTACCGTCCCGACATCTGGAAATAA
- a CDS encoding prephenate dehydrogenase — protein sequence MNVTIIGLGLIGGSIAKDLKRTGFATEIVGVDSNPEHGKKAVELGIADHYEELEAAVKQTDLVVIAIPVDKIKIVLPKVLDLIPENTTVTDVGSTKREIVSLVEKHPKRGNYVPSHPMSGTENSGPVAAIENLFEEKICIICDQEKSRPQHVALIEKMYQSIGMSTAYMSSDEQDHNTAFVSHLPHVTAFALANAVLAKEDRSIIFDLASGGFRSTVRLAKSSPEMWGPIFHQNRDYMVEAIGEYQKHLEAFKKSIQNEDAGEMMELIKHANGIRSVLDGGNQSMTKKEKTIIQLFTPKN from the coding sequence ATGAATGTAACGATTATCGGACTTGGATTAATTGGCGGCTCCATTGCCAAAGACCTGAAGCGAACCGGCTTTGCCACGGAAATTGTGGGTGTCGACAGCAATCCCGAACACGGGAAGAAGGCTGTTGAACTAGGAATTGCCGACCATTATGAGGAATTGGAAGCCGCCGTTAAACAAACCGACCTCGTGGTTATCGCCATTCCGGTGGATAAAATCAAAATCGTTCTTCCGAAAGTACTGGATTTGATTCCGGAAAACACAACCGTCACCGATGTGGGTTCAACCAAGCGTGAAATTGTCAGCCTTGTCGAAAAGCACCCGAAGCGAGGGAATTACGTGCCCTCTCACCCGATGTCGGGAACAGAAAACAGCGGGCCGGTTGCTGCAATCGAGAATTTGTTCGAAGAAAAAATCTGCATCATTTGCGACCAGGAAAAATCCCGACCGCAACATGTGGCGCTGATTGAAAAAATGTATCAATCCATCGGGATGTCAACCGCTTACATGAGCAGTGACGAACAGGATCACAATACTGCTTTTGTTTCGCATTTGCCACACGTTACTGCTTTTGCACTGGCTAACGCCGTATTGGCCAAAGAAGATAGGAGCATCATTTTCGACCTGGCTTCCGGTGGATTTCGTTCCACTGTTCGACTGGCCAAGAGTTCGCCGGAAATGTGGGGCCCTATTTTTCATCAAAACCGCGATTACATGGTGGAAGCCATCGGAGAGTACCAGAAGCACCTGGAAGCCTTTAAAAAGAGCATTCAAAACGAAGATGCCGGCGAAATGATGGAGCTCATCAAACACGCCAATGGCATCCGAAGCGTGCTCGACGGTGGAAATCAATCAATGACAAAAAAAGAAAAAACAATAATTCAATTATTTACTCCTAAAAATTGA
- a CDS encoding chorismate mutase: MVAELDIMPISHWLPNIDNPLLVAGPCSLETEEQALATARELAKDKRVFVYRGGIWKPRTRPGSFEGVGSIGLEWMKRIKEETGLPVGTEVANAQHVEECLKAGIDVMWIGARSTASPFTVQEIADVLKGTDQTVMVKNPVNPDVQLWVGALERLNQAGIKNLVAIHRGFTPFRESKYRNYPGWKTVIELKRLLPNLPIIGDPSHIAGKREYLLEISQKVFDLGLDGLMLESHIDPSCALSDKAQQVTPADLGKILDELVIKYASSDDPNFENKLEELRGRIDQIDHEMMEILASRMELVKQIGEYKKQNKVTALQINRWAQMMDDRTNLAGKLHLDETFIKILFQLIHEDSVRQQTELIEKK, from the coding sequence ATGGTTGCTGAATTGGATATCATGCCCATAAGCCACTGGCTGCCTAACATCGACAATCCCTTGCTGGTTGCCGGTCCTTGCAGCCTCGAAACAGAAGAACAGGCACTGGCTACTGCCCGCGAACTGGCTAAAGACAAACGCGTATTTGTCTACCGCGGCGGCATCTGGAAACCCCGTACCCGTCCTGGCTCTTTTGAAGGCGTTGGTTCTATCGGGCTTGAGTGGATGAAACGGATCAAAGAAGAGACCGGTTTACCTGTTGGAACTGAAGTAGCGAATGCTCAGCATGTGGAAGAATGCCTGAAAGCCGGCATCGATGTGATGTGGATTGGCGCGCGTTCGACAGCTTCTCCCTTCACTGTGCAGGAAATTGCCGACGTGCTCAAGGGTACCGACCAGACTGTAATGGTAAAGAACCCGGTGAACCCGGATGTTCAACTCTGGGTAGGTGCGTTGGAACGCCTGAACCAGGCCGGAATTAAAAACCTGGTGGCTATTCACCGCGGTTTTACTCCCTTCCGGGAATCTAAATATCGAAACTACCCCGGTTGGAAAACGGTTATCGAACTGAAACGGTTGCTGCCCAATCTCCCGATTATCGGTGATCCGAGCCACATTGCCGGAAAGCGTGAATATTTGCTCGAGATCTCGCAAAAGGTATTTGACTTGGGACTGGATGGCCTGATGCTTGAATCCCACATTGATCCTTCCTGCGCGTTGAGTGACAAAGCACAACAGGTTACTCCCGCTGATCTGGGCAAAATACTGGATGAACTGGTCATTAAATATGCCAGCTCGGACGATCCGAACTTCGAAAATAAACTCGAAGAATTGCGCGGGCGTATTGACCAGATTGACCACGAAATGATGGAAATTCTTGCTTCACGGATGGAGTTGGTGAAACAAATCGGTGAGTATAAGAAGCAGAATAAAGTAACGGCACTTCAGATTAACCGGTGGGCTCAGATGATGGACGACCGCACCAATCTAGCCGGCAAATTACACCTCGACGAAACATTTATCAAGATTCTGTTCCAGCTGATTCACGAAGATTCGGTACGTCAGCAAACAGAATTGATTGAGAAGAAATAA
- the rnpA gene encoding ribonuclease P protein component: protein MVRYTFHKEERLCSRKLIGTLFESGRSFLCYPLKVVYFTPEVWEGDFTVQAGFTVPKKNFKRAVKRNLLKRRIREAYRLRKHELYEYLETTEQQLAVMFIYVGKEPLSYRKIEGSVKKAILRLKKELNEAPGRQA, encoded by the coding sequence ATGGTACGTTATACTTTTCATAAAGAAGAACGGCTTTGCAGCCGGAAGCTTATCGGAACGCTGTTTGAATCCGGGCGGTCTTTTCTTTGCTATCCGCTGAAGGTAGTCTACTTTACTCCGGAGGTGTGGGAGGGAGATTTTACAGTGCAGGCCGGATTTACAGTTCCCAAGAAGAATTTTAAACGTGCGGTGAAGCGGAATCTTTTAAAGCGTAGGATACGTGAAGCTTATCGTTTGCGGAAGCATGAGTTGTACGAATATCTGGAGACCACAGAGCAGCAACTGGCTGTGATGTTCATTTACGTCGGGAAGGAGCCGTTAAGCTACCGGAAGATTGAAGGGAGTGTAAAAAAGGCAATCCTTCGCCTGAAAAAGGAGTTAAACGAAGCTCCGGGGAGGCAGGCATAA
- a CDS encoding uroporphyrinogen-III synthase, which produces MKIKSILVSQPEPTSARSPYKDLAEKNHLKIDFRPFIQVEGISSKDFRKERIQILDHTAVIFTSRTAIDHFFRIAQELRITVPDSMKYFCISEATAFYLQKYIVYRKRKIFYGNGRFADLVDILKKHKDEKYMIPLSDIHKAEIPELLDKAKLKYTKAIMYRTVSSDLSDLKDVNYDILVFFSPSGIKSLLQNFPDFEQNDTKIATFGPSTAQAVREAGLRLDIEAPVPDAPSMTMALEKYVKDFNNKK; this is translated from the coding sequence TTGAAGATCAAGAGCATTTTAGTATCGCAACCAGAACCTACTTCAGCTCGATCTCCCTACAAAGATCTTGCTGAAAAAAACCATTTGAAGATTGATTTTCGTCCGTTTATACAGGTTGAAGGGATATCTTCAAAAGATTTTAGAAAAGAGCGCATACAGATTCTGGATCACACAGCGGTTATCTTCACCAGTAGAACCGCTATCGACCATTTCTTCCGTATTGCTCAGGAACTGCGCATTACCGTTCCCGATTCCATGAAGTATTTCTGTATTTCGGAAGCGACCGCCTTCTACCTTCAGAAATACATCGTTTATCGGAAGAGAAAGATTTTTTACGGCAATGGAAGATTTGCCGATTTGGTTGACATCCTTAAGAAACATAAGGATGAAAAATACATGATCCCGCTTTCCGATATCCACAAGGCGGAAATCCCTGAATTACTGGATAAAGCAAAGCTGAAGTACACCAAGGCGATCATGTATCGCACGGTCAGTAGCGACCTTTCGGATTTGAAAGATGTGAATTACGATATTCTCGTTTTCTTCAGTCCGTCCGGTATTAAGTCATTGCTGCAGAACTTTCCTGATTTTGAGCAGAATGATACCAAGATTGCTACCTTTGGTCCATCCACTGCCCAAGCTGTTCGCGAGGCTGGTTTGAGACTGGATATCGAAGCTCCGGTCCCTGACGCGCCTTCCATGACCATGGCATTGGAGAAATACGTGAAGGATTTTAATAACAAGAAATAA
- a CDS encoding DUF4271 domain-containing protein — MVISPLLQSQQSDSLRVHSLVQPIQTETHQDTAKPVLKVQVQSQTTVDTSAARIFRQMAIRDSIAKAQAEQAARRKARAARQARIKAQQKQDSIQAAQQAQASDTLMVHQDSLQVDSLTAVQDTLHQDTLTTELPMIPVGKEGKEFASVRQDWLLGVILVALILFASVRLVFGKYLNHLFTSLINYSTASRLFRERGYKISHGSFRLDVMSLVVTSVFVYQISNHDGSFTWLGLGGYKLLIGYFVLLGAYGIGKMILYHLSGALFMRGPVVSEVFFNYGIYTKALGIFLLPIIIVTSLAPEWSKIMFVAGISITVVLYTASLIRGALVALRNGISIFYLILYLCILEIFPLLLVYKLIFGQV; from the coding sequence ATGGTGATTTCCCCTTTATTACAAAGTCAGCAAAGTGATTCTCTGCGAGTGCACTCGCTGGTGCAGCCGATTCAAACCGAGACGCATCAGGATACAGCCAAGCCGGTTCTGAAAGTTCAAGTTCAGAGCCAGACGACTGTCGATACCTCTGCTGCCCGGATATTCCGGCAGATGGCCATCCGGGATTCAATCGCGAAAGCGCAGGCCGAACAGGCTGCCAGGCGAAAAGCCCGGGCGGCGCGACAGGCGAGAATCAAGGCACAGCAGAAGCAAGACTCCATTCAGGCGGCACAACAAGCCCAGGCAAGCGATACGCTGATGGTCCACCAGGACTCACTTCAGGTCGATTCGCTTACTGCGGTTCAGGACACGCTGCATCAGGACACCCTGACTACGGAATTACCTATGATCCCGGTAGGGAAGGAAGGAAAGGAATTCGCTTCTGTCCGGCAGGATTGGTTGCTGGGTGTTATACTGGTGGCGCTGATTCTTTTCGCATCGGTTCGGTTGGTTTTTGGTAAATACCTCAATCACTTGTTTACCAGTTTGATTAACTATTCTACAGCCAGCCGGCTTTTCCGTGAGCGCGGGTACAAAATTTCCCACGGTTCCTTCCGTTTGGATGTGATGTCACTGGTGGTAACGTCAGTTTTCGTTTATCAAATTTCCAATCACGACGGAAGTTTTACCTGGCTGGGTCTGGGAGGCTACAAGCTATTGATCGGCTACTTTGTTTTATTAGGTGCCTACGGTATCGGAAAGATGATTTTATATCATTTGAGCGGTGCTCTGTTCATGCGGGGACCAGTGGTTTCGGAAGTGTTTTTTAACTACGGAATATATACCAAAGCTTTAGGAATTTTTCTGCTACCCATCATAATTGTGACGTCTTTGGCTCCCGAGTGGTCAAAAATTATGTTTGTAGCTGGAATATCGATTACCGTTGTACTCTATACGGCATCACTGATCAGGGGAGCATTGGTTGCTCTGAGAAATGGTATTTCTATATTCTATTTGATTTTGTACCTTTGTATCCTTGAAATTTTTCCGTTGCTTCTGGTTTATAAGCTCATTTTCGGGCAGGTATAA
- a CDS encoding tRNA-dihydrouridine synthase, protein MKAEKNPIPIYLAPLQEYTDAVYRNAHFRLFGGVEKYFAPYLVLQNDGSVKKSTWRDILPENNPDVLPIPQILAGTIDEFVLLANKIKELGYREMNWNLGCPYPMVTRRGRGAGLLPHPEKIRGILENASAIPEISLSVKLRAGLESKEELFAILQVLNDFPVTEVILHPRIAKDLYKGEADRKLFAEAKEICQRPLIYNGDILTAKDAMDFTSRENISTLMIGRGILQNPFLASEINDTSAVAEKEKVRLLREFHAEIYSAYAEKLSGFSHQHIRMIKFWSYFSESFPEPRKAFKKVKKATSEAKYDEAVSQAFRQFE, encoded by the coding sequence ATGAAAGCAGAAAAGAATCCCATTCCAATCTACCTCGCGCCGTTGCAGGAATATACTGATGCCGTTTACCGGAACGCGCATTTCCGCTTGTTCGGCGGAGTGGAAAAATATTTTGCGCCCTACCTCGTCCTTCAAAACGATGGTTCGGTGAAGAAATCAACCTGGCGGGATATTCTGCCGGAAAATAACCCGGATGTTTTGCCAATTCCACAAATTCTGGCCGGCACAATCGACGAATTTGTTTTGCTGGCCAATAAAATCAAGGAGTTGGGCTACCGCGAAATGAACTGGAATCTGGGCTGTCCTTACCCGATGGTAACGCGTCGTGGCCGGGGTGCCGGACTTCTGCCCCATCCGGAGAAAATCAGGGGAATACTGGAAAATGCTTCGGCAATCCCTGAGATTTCCCTTTCGGTGAAGTTGCGAGCCGGCCTGGAGTCAAAAGAAGAACTTTTCGCGATTTTACAAGTGCTCAACGATTTCCCGGTAACCGAAGTCATCCTGCATCCCCGCATTGCCAAAGATTTGTACAAAGGCGAAGCCGACCGGAAATTATTCGCGGAAGCCAAAGAAATTTGCCAGCGTCCGCTGATTTACAACGGTGATATATTAACCGCTAAAGATGCCATGGATTTTACCTCCCGGGAAAATATCTCCACGCTCATGATTGGCCGTGGAATTTTGCAGAATCCTTTTCTGGCTTCGGAAATAAACGATACTTCTGCTGTAGCGGAAAAAGAGAAAGTTAGGCTGCTCCGGGAATTTCATGCTGAAATTTATTCCGCTTACGCTGAGAAACTAAGCGGATTTAGCCACCAACATATCCGGATGATTAAATTTTGGAGCTATTTCAGCGAAAGCTTTCCGGAACCGCGAAAGGCTTTCAAGAAAGTGAAGAAAGCCACGTCCGAAGCCAAATATGATGAAGCAGTAAGCCAGGCTTTTCGTCAGTTTGAATAG
- the ybaK gene encoding Cys-tRNA(Pro) deacylase, translated as MMKKTNAARILDRQKISYQLAEYTVDENDLSAEHLAEVSGFPVEKVYKTLVARGDRNGIFVCVIPGAGSLDLKKAAKASGNKKVAMVLMKELEPLTGYIRGGCSPLGMKKNYPVFIDEPAFELEEIFISAGQRGLQLRLAPADLQKATGAQVVSLT; from the coding sequence ATGATGAAGAAAACCAACGCTGCCCGTATCCTCGATCGACAGAAAATCAGCTACCAATTGGCTGAATATACGGTCGACGAAAATGATTTGAGTGCCGAACATCTGGCTGAAGTTTCCGGATTTCCGGTAGAAAAAGTCTACAAAACGCTGGTAGCACGCGGCGACCGGAATGGGATTTTTGTGTGCGTGATTCCAGGCGCGGGTTCCCTCGATTTGAAAAAAGCAGCCAAAGCCAGCGGAAACAAAAAGGTAGCGATGGTTTTGATGAAGGAACTGGAGCCGCTTACCGGTTACATACGCGGCGGTTGTTCTCCGTTAGGAATGAAAAAGAATTACCCGGTTTTCATCGACGAACCAGCATTCGAACTGGAGGAGATTTTCATCAGCGCCGGGCAACGTGGTTTGCAACTTCGTCTCGCTCCGGCTGATTTGCAAAAAGCAACCGGAGCGCAAGTGGTATCGCTCACCTGA